The Terriglobales bacterium genome window below encodes:
- a CDS encoding efflux RND transporter periplasmic adaptor subunit produces the protein QIVANIVAIPVTAGMRVRRGQVLVVLDGAQAHAAVQQASAAATASRQQIAAADADYGLAAATLKRYQALYEKKSVSPHELDQVQAQEKAAAARREMSRATQAQAEAALAQARTAEGYTRIRAPFDGVVTGKYADVGVLAMPGTTLVAVEDTRRFRLEVSVDESQIASVKLDDSVPVQLDAFGGETMTGKVVQIVPAADPASRSFTVKVELPLDARLRSGLFGRAQFSQGQRQAILVPRSAVVERGQLQGVYVIGPDQVAGLRYVTLGNAAGAQIEVLSGLQAGDRVVLEPGARELDGRRIEARP, from the coding sequence GCCAGATCGTGGCCAACATCGTCGCCATCCCGGTCACGGCGGGCATGCGCGTGCGCCGGGGACAAGTGCTGGTGGTGCTCGACGGCGCCCAGGCCCACGCCGCGGTGCAGCAGGCCTCCGCCGCGGCTACCGCATCCCGCCAGCAGATCGCCGCCGCCGACGCCGATTATGGCCTGGCGGCCGCCACCTTGAAGCGCTACCAAGCTCTCTATGAGAAGAAGTCGGTCAGCCCGCACGAGCTCGACCAGGTGCAGGCGCAGGAGAAAGCCGCGGCCGCCCGCCGCGAGATGAGCCGCGCCACCCAGGCCCAGGCCGAGGCTGCGCTCGCCCAGGCGCGCACCGCCGAAGGCTACACGCGCATCCGCGCTCCCTTTGATGGTGTGGTCACCGGCAAGTACGCCGATGTAGGCGTGCTGGCCATGCCCGGCACGACCCTGGTGGCGGTCGAGGACACCCGCCGCTTCCGCCTGGAAGTGAGCGTGGACGAGAGTCAGATCGCCTCCGTCAAGCTGGACGACAGCGTCCCCGTCCAGCTCGACGCCTTCGGCGGCGAAACCATGACCGGCAAGGTGGTGCAGATCGTCCCTGCCGCCGATCCTGCCAGCCGCAGCTTCACGGTGAAGGTGGAGCTGCCGCTGGATGCCCGCTTGCGCTCCGGCCTCTTCGGGCGGGCGCAGTTCTCCCAGGGCCAGCGCCAGGCCATCCTGGTGCCGCGCAGCGCCGTCGTCGAGCGTGGGCAGTTGCAGGGCGTGTACGTCATAGGCCCCGACCAGGTGGCTGGCCTGCGCTACGTCACTCTGGGCAACGCCGCCGGCGCACAGATCGAGGTGCTTTCCGGCTTGCAGGCCGGCGACCGTGTGGTGCTGGAGCCGGGCGCGCGCGAGCTCGACGGCCGCCGCATCGAGGCGCGGCCATGA